One window from the genome of Roseomonas haemaphysalidis encodes:
- a CDS encoding hydantoinase B/oxoprolinase family protein, producing the protein MGARGWQFWVDRGGTFTDIVARDPAGRLSTRKLLSENPERYRDAAVAGIRATLGLPDGAAIPPGVVEAVKMGTTVATNALLERKGERVLLLVNPGFADMPRIGNQARPRLFDLDIRLPELLHERVAEVGGRIGPDGAEVAPLDEAAARQALDAAFAAGIRAVAVVLMHSWTNPAHEQRLGAIAREAGFTQVTLSHQASPLPRIVPRGDTAVVDAYLSPILRRYVEQVGEELRPAAGAEAPRLYFMQSSGGLTLAETFQGKDAILSGPAGGIVGAARTAAMAGFDRIIGFDMGGTSTDVALYAGAFERAFETVVAGIRMRAPMMAINTVAAGGGSILHFDGARFRVGPDSAGAVPGPASYRRGGPLTVTDANVMVGKIQPAQFPALFGPQGDQPLDASVVRDKFAALAAEVAAATGAPAQDPRALAEGFLRIAVANMANAIKQVSVQKGHDATRFALQCFGGAGGQHACLVADELGMETVFIHPFAGVLSAYGMGLADQGVIGEAPVEAPLAPEGMAALAAQLDSLAEQGRAALLAQSGGKEGDAAARLRAERRLHLRYAGTDSVLPIAFGDHATVLAAFTEAHRRRFGFATPERPVVVEACVVESIAPGEAVDEPALAPRPAGEAPVPLATVSLFTAGAAQDAPVFDRDALLAGDRIPGPALIREAIATTVVEPGWTAEVTALNHLVLRRTAPRANALAAATGRPDPVLLELFNNLFMSIAEQTGLVLQNTSLSVNIKERLDFSCALFDAGGRLVANAPHVPVHLGAMGESVRAVIRSRSATLKPGDVVALNNPYNGGNHLPDITVVTPVFDEAGAEILFFVGSRGHHADIGGLTPGSTPPNSTTLEEEGVVIDDFLLVDGGRIREAEFRALLAGAKYPARSPDVNVADVKAQVAANETGVQELQRAVRDFGLDTVRAYMRHVMDNAEESVRAAIDRLSDGAFAYTMDDGAPLRVAVRVDRAARAATIDFSGTGPQSPGNFNAPPAVLHAVVLYCFRCLAGGDIPLNDGCLVPLTIVLPEGTFLSPRPGAAVVAGNTEVSQAVCNALLAALDSCASAQATMNNLLFGDSTYQYYETVCGGVGAGPGFDGASAVQTHMTNTRMTDPEILELRYPVRLEEFSIRRGSGGAGQWRGGDGARRRIRFLRPMQAIIVASRREVPPHGLHGGADGAPGRQWVERADGGVQPMGGRDRADLAAGDVLGLETPGGGGWGKPAR; encoded by the coding sequence ATGGGCGCGAGGGGCTGGCAGTTCTGGGTGGATCGCGGCGGCACCTTCACGGACATCGTGGCGCGCGACCCCGCCGGCCGCCTGTCCACCCGCAAGCTGCTGTCGGAGAATCCGGAGCGCTACCGCGACGCCGCCGTCGCCGGCATCCGCGCCACCCTGGGCCTGCCGGACGGCGCCGCCATCCCGCCCGGGGTGGTGGAGGCGGTGAAGATGGGCACCACGGTCGCCACCAACGCCCTGCTGGAGCGCAAGGGCGAGCGGGTGCTGCTGTTGGTCAACCCCGGCTTCGCGGACATGCCGCGCATCGGCAACCAGGCGCGCCCCCGGCTGTTCGACCTCGACATCCGCCTGCCGGAGCTGCTGCACGAGCGGGTGGCCGAGGTCGGCGGCCGCATCGGCCCCGACGGCGCCGAGGTGGCGCCGCTGGACGAGGCCGCCGCCCGGCAGGCGCTGGACGCGGCCTTCGCGGCCGGCATCCGCGCCGTGGCGGTGGTGCTGATGCACAGCTGGACCAACCCGGCGCACGAGCAGCGCCTCGGCGCCATCGCCCGCGAGGCCGGCTTCACCCAGGTGACGCTGAGCCACCAGGCCAGCCCCCTGCCGCGCATCGTGCCGCGCGGCGACACGGCGGTGGTGGACGCCTACCTGTCCCCCATCCTGCGCCGCTACGTGGAGCAGGTGGGCGAGGAGCTGCGCCCGGCGGCGGGGGCCGAGGCGCCGCGCCTGTACTTCATGCAGTCCTCTGGCGGGCTGACCCTCGCGGAAACCTTTCAGGGCAAGGACGCCATCCTGTCCGGGCCGGCGGGCGGCATTGTCGGCGCGGCGCGCACGGCGGCCATGGCGGGGTTCGACCGCATCATCGGCTTCGACATGGGCGGCACCTCCACGGACGTGGCGCTCTACGCCGGCGCCTTTGAACGGGCCTTCGAGACGGTGGTGGCCGGCATCCGCATGCGCGCCCCGATGATGGCCATCAACACGGTGGCGGCCGGCGGCGGCTCCATCCTGCATTTCGACGGCGCGCGCTTCCGGGTCGGGCCGGATTCGGCCGGCGCCGTGCCGGGCCCCGCCAGCTACCGCCGCGGCGGCCCGCTGACGGTGACGGACGCCAACGTCATGGTGGGCAAGATCCAGCCCGCGCAGTTCCCCGCCCTGTTCGGCCCCCAGGGCGACCAGCCGCTGGACGCGTCGGTGGTGCGGGACAAGTTCGCGGCGCTGGCCGCGGAGGTCGCCGCCGCGACCGGCGCGCCCGCCCAGGACCCGCGCGCGCTGGCGGAAGGCTTTTTGCGCATCGCGGTGGCCAACATGGCCAATGCCATCAAGCAGGTGTCGGTGCAGAAGGGCCACGACGCCACCCGCTTCGCCTTGCAGTGCTTCGGCGGCGCCGGCGGCCAGCATGCCTGCCTGGTGGCGGACGAGCTGGGCATGGAAACGGTGTTCATCCACCCCTTCGCCGGCGTGCTCTCCGCCTACGGCATGGGGCTGGCCGACCAGGGCGTGATCGGCGAGGCGCCGGTGGAAGCGCCGCTGGCACCGGAGGGCATGGCCGCGCTGGCGGCGCAGCTCGATTCGCTGGCGGAACAGGGCCGCGCCGCGCTGCTGGCCCAGAGCGGCGGCAAGGAGGGCGACGCCGCCGCCCGCCTGCGCGCCGAGCGCCGCCTGCACCTGCGCTACGCCGGCACCGACAGCGTGCTGCCCATCGCCTTTGGCGACCACGCCACGGTGCTGGCCGCCTTCACCGAGGCGCACCGCCGCCGCTTCGGCTTCGCAACGCCGGAGCGCCCGGTGGTGGTGGAAGCCTGCGTGGTGGAAAGCATCGCCCCCGGCGAGGCGGTGGACGAGCCCGCCCTGGCCCCCCGCCCGGCGGGCGAGGCGCCGGTGCCGCTGGCCACCGTGTCCCTGTTCACCGCCGGCGCGGCGCAGGACGCACCGGTGTTCGACCGCGATGCCCTGCTGGCCGGCGACCGCATCCCCGGCCCGGCGCTGATCCGCGAGGCGATCGCCACCACGGTGGTGGAGCCGGGCTGGACCGCCGAGGTCACCGCCCTGAACCACCTGGTGCTGCGCCGCACCGCGCCCCGCGCCAACGCCCTCGCCGCCGCCACCGGCAGGCCCGACCCGGTGCTGCTGGAGCTGTTCAACAACCTGTTCATGAGCATCGCCGAGCAGACCGGGCTGGTGCTGCAGAACACCTCGCTGTCCGTCAACATCAAGGAACGGCTGGACTTCTCCTGCGCGCTGTTCGATGCGGGCGGGCGGCTGGTGGCCAATGCGCCGCACGTGCCGGTGCACCTGGGCGCCATGGGCGAAAGCGTGCGCGCCGTGATCCGCTCCCGGAGCGCCACCCTGAAGCCGGGCGACGTGGTGGCGCTGAACAACCCCTACAATGGCGGCAACCACCTGCCGGACATCACGGTGGTGACGCCGGTGTTCGACGAGGCGGGGGCGGAGATCCTGTTCTTCGTCGGCTCGCGCGGGCATCACGCCGATATCGGCGGCCTGACCCCCGGCTCCACGCCCCCCAACTCCACGACGCTGGAGGAGGAGGGCGTGGTGATCGACGACTTCCTGCTGGTCGATGGCGGGCGGATCCGCGAGGCGGAGTTCCGCGCCCTGCTGGCCGGCGCCAAGTACCCGGCCCGCAGCCCGGACGTGAACGTGGCCGACGTCAAGGCGCAGGTTGCCGCCAACGAGACGGGCGTGCAGGAATTGCAGCGCGCCGTGCGCGACTTCGGGCTGGACACCGTGCGCGCCTACATGCGCCACGTCATGGACAACGCGGAGGAAAGCGTCCGCGCCGCCATCGACCGGCTGTCCGACGGCGCGTTCGCCTACACCATGGACGATGGCGCGCCGCTGCGCGTGGCGGTGCGGGTGGACCGCGCGGCGCGGGCCGCGACCATCGACTTTTCCGGCACCGGGCCGCAAAGCCCGGGCAACTTCAACGCGCCCCCCGCCGTGCTGCATGCCGTGGTGCTGTACTGCTTCCGCTGCCTGGCGGGCGGCGACATCCCGCTCAACGACGGCTGCCTGGTGCCGCTGACCATCGTGCTGCCCGAGGGCACCTTTCTGTCGCCGCGCCCCGGGGCCGCCGTAGTGGCAGGCAATACGGAAGTATCGCAGGCCGTGTGCAACGCCCTGCTGGCGGCGCTGGACAGCTGCGCCAGCGCCCAGGCCACCATGAACAATCTTTTGTTCGGCGACAGCACCTACCAGTACTACGAGACGGTGTGCGGCGGCGTCGGCGCCGGCCCGGGCTTCGACGGCGCTTCCGCCGTGCAAACCCACATGACCAACACCCGCATGACCGACCCGGAGATCCTGGAGCTGCGCTACCCGGTGCGGCTGGAGGAATTCTCCATCCGCCGCGGCTCCGGCGGCGCCGGGCAATGGCGTGGCGGCGATGGCGCCCGGCGCCGCATCCGCTTTCTGCGGCCCATGCAGGCGATCATCGTGGCGTCCCGGCGCGAGGTGCCGCCGCACGGGTTGCATGGCGGCGCCGACGGCGCCCCCGGCCGGCAATGGGTGGAGCGCGCCGATGGCGGCGTGCAGCCCATGGGTGGCCGCGACCGGGCTGACCTGGCCGCCGGCGACGTGCTGGGGCTGGAAACCCCCGGCGGCGGCGGCTGGGGAAAGCCCGCCCGCTGA
- a CDS encoding peptidoglycan D,D-transpeptidase FtsI family protein, with translation MRDHLPPPSPDSVPTRGFAHLRQPAAVDDGAPPVGPRAAHVRVTQPDLLRRAQLEKSRGRLVVAALGFGALFLAVAGKLAWSTVVAPAEPTRLYAALRAVAPPAEHAASRAPIMDRNGEMLAMSLPVTALTANPRVLHNVPDVADRLRTVLPQLDRAKLIERLSGDRGFVYIQRALTPREQQGIINLGIAGVDFEHAERRYYPQGRAAVHVLGNIDVDGKGLSGVERYFNERLSTRRDDPLRLSIDVRVQLALRDSVSQAISDFNGIGGVGVVLDINSAEVIGMVSLPDYDASDITAATNDQRFNRATVGVYEPGSTFKLLTAAAALEYGTANVYTSRFDASRPIRYGRFTISDYKGKNRVISFPEVLAYSSNLGAAHMAATFGPQRQREFLRSAGMLGRQSLELPETALPLVPPANSWREINMFTIAFGHGISVTPMHVVTGIAAIANGGILRQPTLLAQPPGTVRDGTRIVSERTSDIVRRLMRLVVTDGSAKGAEVPGYFLGGKTGTAQKTGPRGGYLPNKRIAAFVGAFPINAPRYALYVMIDEPNPNANSHGYATAGWVAAPAAQRVISRIAPILGLVPEDPANSAIIAATSIPLQPRGNPTAAPAVAGAPRAPSVSPALSTRPAEPRPPARPTASPTQGLQPPGYRPPAQGTPSLRLTSVSPQVTGNLAREAGLSLAPR, from the coding sequence ATGCGCGACCACCTGCCCCCGCCTTCCCCGGACTCGGTGCCGACGCGCGGCTTCGCCCATCTGCGGCAGCCGGCGGCGGTGGATGATGGCGCGCCGCCGGTCGGCCCCCGCGCCGCGCATGTGCGCGTGACGCAGCCCGACCTGCTGCGCCGCGCCCAGCTTGAGAAGAGCCGCGGGCGGCTGGTGGTGGCGGCGCTGGGCTTCGGCGCGCTGTTTCTGGCGGTGGCCGGCAAGCTGGCCTGGTCCACCGTGGTGGCGCCGGCCGAGCCGACGCGCCTCTACGCCGCGCTGCGCGCCGTGGCGCCGCCGGCCGAGCACGCGGCTTCCCGCGCGCCGATCATGGACCGCAACGGCGAGATGCTGGCGATGTCGCTGCCGGTGACGGCGCTGACCGCCAACCCGCGCGTGCTGCACAACGTGCCGGACGTGGCCGACCGCCTGCGCACCGTGCTGCCGCAGCTGGACCGCGCCAAGCTGATCGAGCGTCTTTCGGGCGACCGCGGCTTCGTCTACATCCAGCGCGCCCTGACCCCGCGCGAGCAGCAGGGGATCATCAACCTCGGCATCGCCGGCGTGGACTTCGAGCACGCGGAGCGCCGCTACTACCCGCAGGGCCGCGCCGCCGTGCACGTGCTCGGCAACATCGACGTGGACGGCAAGGGGCTGTCGGGCGTCGAGCGGTATTTCAACGAGCGGCTGAGCACGCGGCGCGACGACCCGCTGCGGCTGTCCATCGACGTGCGCGTGCAGCTGGCGCTGCGCGATTCCGTCAGCCAGGCGATCTCGGACTTCAACGGCATCGGCGGCGTGGGCGTGGTGCTGGACATCAACAGCGCCGAGGTGATCGGCATGGTGAGCCTGCCGGACTACGACGCCAGCGACATCACCGCCGCCACCAACGACCAGCGCTTCAACCGCGCCACCGTGGGCGTGTACGAGCCGGGCTCCACCTTCAAGCTGCTGACCGCCGCGGCGGCGCTGGAGTACGGCACCGCCAACGTCTACACCAGCCGCTTCGACGCATCGCGCCCCATCCGCTACGGCCGCTTCACCATCAGCGACTACAAGGGCAAGAACCGCGTCATCTCCTTTCCCGAGGTGCTGGCCTATTCGTCCAACCTCGGCGCCGCGCACATGGCCGCGACCTTCGGGCCGCAGCGCCAGCGCGAATTCCTGCGCAGTGCCGGCATGCTGGGCCGGCAAAGCCTGGAGCTTCCGGAAACCGCGCTGCCGCTGGTGCCGCCCGCCAACTCCTGGCGCGAAATCAACATGTTCACCATCGCCTTCGGCCATGGCATCAGCGTCACGCCGATGCACGTGGTCACCGGCATCGCGGCCATCGCCAATGGCGGCATCCTGCGCCAGCCGACGCTGCTGGCCCAGCCGCCCGGCACCGTGCGCGACGGCACGCGCATCGTCAGCGAGCGGACCAGCGACATCGTGCGCCGCCTGATGCGCCTGGTGGTGACCGACGGCTCGGCCAAGGGCGCCGAGGTGCCGGGCTACTTTCTGGGCGGCAAGACCGGCACGGCGCAGAAGACCGGCCCGCGCGGCGGCTACCTGCCCAACAAGCGCATTGCCGCCTTTGTCGGCGCCTTTCCGATCAACGCGCCGCGCTACGCGCTGTACGTGATGATCGACGAGCCGAACCCCAACGCCAACTCGCACGGCTACGCGACCGCCGGCTGGGTGGCGGCGCCGGCCGCGCAGCGCGTGATCAGCCGCATCGCCCCCATCCTGGGGCTGGTGCCGGAAGACCCCGCCAACTCCGCCATCATCGCCGCCACCAGCATTCCGCTGCAGCCGCGCGGCAACCCCACCGCCGCCCCGGCCGTGGCCGGCGCGCCGCGCGCGCCAAGCGTCTCGCCCGCGCTCAGCACCCGCCCGGCCGAGCCGCGCCCGCCGGCGCGCCCCACCGCGTCGCCCACTCAGGGGCTGCAGCCGCCCGGCTACCGCCCGCCGGCGCAGGGCACGCCCTCGCTGCGCCTAACCTCCGTTTCGCCGCAGGTGACGGGAAACCTGGCGCGCGAGGCGGGGCTGTCCCTTGCACCTCGCTGA
- the rsmH gene encoding 16S rRNA (cytosine(1402)-N(4))-methyltransferase RsmH codes for MNAMTPGHIPVMLAEVLQTLAPRDGGRYLDGTFGGGGYASAILGAADCTLHAIDRDPDAIARGAAVAARFPGRLHLVQGRFGDMAELVEGPLDGIVLDLGVSSFQIDQAERGFSFRFDGPLDMRMERDGPSAADLVNRLPEAELADVLWQLGEERHSRRIARTIVAARREAPIETTAQLVKIIHSCMPRDPSGMDSATRSFQALRLKVNDELGEVERGLKAAASLLAPGGRLVVVAFHSLEDRLVKRFMQQVAGRAPGVSRYVPVNLDRPGAAPFRLVVNNALRPGEAETSANPRARSARLRVIERIEEASCSAP; via the coding sequence ATGAACGCCATGACCCCCGGCCACATCCCGGTCATGCTGGCGGAGGTGCTGCAAACCCTCGCCCCGCGCGACGGCGGCCGCTACCTGGACGGCACCTTCGGCGGCGGTGGCTATGCCTCGGCCATTCTGGGGGCGGCCGACTGCACGCTGCACGCCATCGACCGCGACCCGGACGCCATTGCCCGGGGCGCCGCCGTGGCCGCGCGCTTTCCCGGCCGGCTGCACCTCGTGCAGGGCCGCTTCGGCGACATGGCGGAGTTGGTGGAAGGGCCGCTGGACGGCATCGTGCTGGACCTCGGCGTGTCGTCCTTTCAGATCGACCAGGCGGAGCGCGGCTTTTCGTTCCGCTTTGACGGCCCGCTGGACATGCGCATGGAACGCGACGGGCCTTCCGCCGCCGACCTGGTGAACCGCCTGCCCGAGGCCGAGCTGGCCGACGTGCTGTGGCAGCTGGGCGAGGAGCGGCATTCCCGCCGCATCGCCCGCACCATCGTCGCCGCCCGGCGGGAGGCACCGATCGAGACCACCGCGCAGCTGGTCAAGATCATCCATTCCTGCATGCCGCGCGACCCGTCCGGCATGGACAGCGCGACGCGCTCCTTCCAGGCGCTGCGCCTGAAGGTGAACGACGAGCTGGGCGAGGTGGAGCGTGGCCTCAAGGCCGCGGCCTCCCTGCTGGCGCCCGGCGGCCGATTGGTTGTGGTGGCGTTTCATTCGCTGGAAGACCGCCTCGTCAAGCGTTTCATGCAGCAGGTGGCCGGGCGCGCGCCGGGGGTTTCCCGGTACGTGCCCGTCAACCTGGACCGGCCGGGGGCGGCGCCCTTCCGGCTGGTGGTCAACAACGCCCTGCGTCCCGGGGAGGCCGAGACATCGGCCAACCCGCGTGCCCGTTCCGCCCGGCTGCGGGTCATCGAGAGAATTGAGGAGGCATCATGTTCCGCCCCCTGA
- the mraZ gene encoding division/cell wall cluster transcriptional repressor MraZ: MARFMGTHTNRLDRKGRTSVPAPFRAELARLGTEEIVIRPSHRDNCLEAWPMPAFEALAGGLDQFDVFSDAQDDMAAALFADAHPMRPDAEGRILLPELLISHAGLGESISFVGLGKMFQIWEPEAARRHTEAARERARERALTLRAAAAAGPGSAA; encoded by the coding sequence ATGGCCCGGTTCATGGGGACACACACCAATCGGCTGGATCGGAAGGGGCGCACTTCCGTTCCCGCTCCGTTTCGGGCCGAACTGGCGCGCCTCGGGACCGAAGAGATCGTGATCCGCCCTTCCCACCGCGACAACTGCCTGGAAGCCTGGCCGATGCCGGCCTTCGAGGCGCTGGCCGGCGGCCTGGACCAGTTCGATGTGTTTTCCGACGCGCAGGATGACATGGCCGCCGCCCTGTTTGCCGATGCGCATCCGATGCGCCCCGACGCCGAAGGCCGCATCCTGCTGCCCGAGCTGCTGATCTCCCATGCCGGCCTTGGCGAATCCATCTCCTTCGTGGGCCTGGGCAAGATGTTCCAGATCTGGGAGCCCGAGGCCGCCCGGCGCCACACGGAGGCCGCGCGCGAGCGGGCCCGCGAGCGCGCCCTGACGCTGCGCGCCGCCGCCGCCGCCGGCCCGGGAAGCGCGGCATGA
- a CDS encoding TerB family tellurite resistance protein, translating to MSFWGKIIGGMAGFAMGGPFGAVMGAALGHAAENGTRAPELDPRPELAAQITNRDQLFSIGVIVLSAKLAKSDGPVKREEIDAFKRVFRIPDENMRDVGLLFDRAREAQGGYEAFANRMGVVFADTPQMLEEVLTALHHIARADGPLTRGEAIFLARVRTAFRLDEAAGERASTGRARGVEPIGVDPYSVLGVREGASDEEVRLAWRQLMREHHPDSLAAKGGMSEELMRGATRRVAEINAAWDRIKRARNL from the coding sequence TTGAGTTTCTGGGGCAAGATCATCGGCGGCATGGCGGGCTTCGCGATGGGCGGGCCGTTCGGCGCCGTGATGGGCGCGGCCCTGGGCCACGCGGCGGAGAACGGCACCCGCGCGCCCGAGCTGGACCCCCGGCCGGAGCTGGCCGCGCAGATCACCAACCGCGACCAGCTCTTTTCCATCGGCGTGATCGTGCTGTCCGCCAAGCTGGCCAAGAGCGACGGCCCGGTGAAGCGCGAGGAGATCGACGCCTTCAAGCGGGTGTTCCGCATTCCGGACGAGAACATGCGCGACGTCGGCCTGCTGTTCGACCGCGCCCGCGAAGCCCAGGGCGGCTACGAGGCCTTCGCCAACCGCATGGGCGTGGTCTTCGCCGACACGCCGCAGATGCTGGAGGAGGTGCTGACCGCCCTGCACCACATCGCCCGCGCCGATGGCCCGCTGACCCGCGGCGAGGCCATCTTCCTGGCCCGCGTGCGCACCGCCTTCCGGCTGGACGAGGCGGCGGGCGAGCGCGCCAGCACCGGCCGCGCCCGCGGCGTGGAGCCGATCGGCGTCGACCCCTATTCCGTGCTGGGCGTGCGCGAAGGTGCCTCGGACGAGGAAGTGCGGCTGGCGTGGCGCCAGTTGATGCGCGAGCACCACCCGGACAGCCTGGCCGCCAAGGGCGGCATGTCGGAGGAGCTGATGCGCGGCGCCACGCGCCGGGTGGCGGAGATCAACGCCGCCTGGGACCGCATCAAGCGGGCGCGCAACCTGTGA
- the ftsL gene encoding cell division protein FtsL, whose translation MFRPLTVIAITAFCVVGWNVYRAEDAARHLDRELRDLQRRTEQARDRTQVLKAEWALLNEPERLRQVAQKYLPLETMTPAQFLRLPELERKLPVAVAFAGPVNLFAPPPGAATAVAAAEPPHPPAAAPPVTAPVAVAAAHAAPPPALVAAARAATPPAASLPTTVAAARPAPRPEPVQAEARPAPVAVARAEEPRRRLPLPVPRAETVALREPAPVAVPAPVREAAPRREATVAEAVRPGLLRQAMHMPISSANAATLPVPGTGGSIGAPSGSPYGGSSLGGSSLGGVARGGLAAPVPMLPAPVPVR comes from the coding sequence ATGTTCCGCCCCCTGACCGTCATCGCCATCACCGCCTTCTGCGTGGTCGGCTGGAACGTGTACCGCGCCGAGGACGCCGCACGGCACCTCGACCGCGAGTTGCGTGATCTCCAGCGCCGCACGGAGCAGGCGCGCGACCGCACCCAGGTGCTGAAGGCGGAGTGGGCCCTGCTCAACGAGCCGGAGCGGCTGCGCCAGGTGGCGCAGAAGTACCTGCCGCTGGAAACCATGACGCCCGCGCAGTTCCTGCGCCTGCCGGAGCTGGAGCGGAAGCTGCCGGTGGCGGTGGCCTTTGCCGGGCCGGTCAACCTGTTCGCCCCGCCGCCGGGCGCCGCCACGGCGGTGGCCGCCGCCGAGCCGCCGCACCCGCCCGCCGCGGCCCCCCCGGTGACCGCCCCGGTGGCCGTGGCCGCCGCCCATGCGGCGCCGCCGCCCGCGCTGGTGGCCGCCGCGCGCGCCGCGACGCCGCCCGCCGCCTCTCTGCCCACCACGGTCGCCGCCGCCCGCCCGGCGCCGCGCCCAGAGCCGGTGCAGGCCGAGGCCCGCCCGGCGCCGGTGGCCGTGGCCCGCGCCGAGGAGCCGCGCCGCCGCCTGCCGCTGCCCGTGCCCCGCGCCGAAACGGTGGCGCTGCGCGAGCCCGCGCCGGTGGCCGTGCCCGCCCCGGTGCGCGAAGCCGCGCCGCGCCGCGAGGCGACGGTGGCCGAAGCCGTCCGCCCCGGCCTGCTGCGCCAGGCGATGCACATGCCGATCAGCTCCGCCAATGCCGCCACCCTGCCGGTGCCGGGCACGGGCGGCAGCATCGGCGCGCCGAGCGGCTCGCCGTATGGCGGCTCCTCGCTGGGCGGCTCCAGCCTGGGCGGCGTGGCGCGCGGCGGGCTGGCCGCCCCCGTGCCGATGCTGCCCGCCCCCGTGCCGGTGCGCTGA
- a CDS encoding N-acetylmuramoyl-L-alanine amidase yields MTPAPRECPSPNHDERPPGTPVDMLVLHYTGMKTARAALDRLCDPEPPAPLPRVSCHYLVEEDGLVWRLVPEERRAWHAGVSFWRGNQTLNGRSIGIEIVNPGHEWGYREFPALQMAAVADLCLDILGRHPIPAVNVVGHSDIAPDRKQDPGELFDWEGLAANGIGFWPVGVDGSGGDRPDGGMARAAALLSRIGYPVDPARPAVALRAFQRRFRPERVDGEADSGTLARLDAVAALADAGARPDSLAG; encoded by the coding sequence GTGACCCCCGCCCCGCGCGAGTGCCCCAGCCCCAACCATGACGAGCGGCCGCCCGGCACGCCGGTGGATATGCTGGTGCTGCATTACACCGGCATGAAGACCGCCAGGGCGGCGCTGGACCGGCTGTGCGACCCCGAACCGCCGGCGCCGCTGCCCCGCGTGTCCTGCCATTACCTGGTGGAAGAGGACGGGCTGGTGTGGCGGCTGGTGCCGGAGGAGCGCCGTGCCTGGCATGCCGGCGTGTCCTTCTGGCGGGGCAACCAGACACTGAACGGCCGTTCCATCGGCATCGAGATCGTCAATCCCGGCCACGAGTGGGGCTATCGCGAGTTTCCGGCGTTGCAGATGGCGGCGGTGGCCGACCTGTGCCTGGACATCCTGGGCCGCCACCCCATCCCGGCGGTGAACGTGGTGGGGCACAGCGACATCGCGCCCGACCGCAAGCAGGACCCGGGCGAGTTGTTCGACTGGGAAGGGCTGGCCGCCAACGGCATCGGCTTCTGGCCCGTGGGCGTGGACGGCAGCGGCGGCGACCGGCCGGACGGCGGCATGGCGCGGGCGGCGGCGCTGCTGTCGCGCATCGGCTATCCCGTGGACCCGGCGCGGCCGGCGGTGGCGCTGCGGGCCTTTCAGCGCCGCTTCCGCCCCGAGCGGGTGGATGGCGAGGCCGACTCCGGCACCCTGGCGCGGCTGGATGCCGTGGCAGCGCTGGCCGATGCCGGCGCCCGGCCGGACAGCTTGGCGGGCTGA